A genomic segment from Flavobacterium sp. 9R encodes:
- the rpoB gene encoding DNA-directed RNA polymerase subunit beta, whose protein sequence is MLTNQTERLNFASTKNIPDYPDFLDVQVKSFKDFFQLETKSDERGDEGLYNTFMENFPITDTRNNFVLEFLDYFVDPPRYTIQECIERGLTYSVPLKARLKLYCTDPEHEDFETIVQDVYLGTIPYMTPSGTFVINGAERVVVSQLHRSPGVFFGQSFHANGTKLYSARVIPFKGSWIEFSTDINSVMYAYIDRKKKLPVTTLFRAIGFERDKDILEIFDLAEEIKVSKTGLKKYIGRKLAARVLNTWHEDFVDEDTGEVVSIERNEIILDRDTIIDKDNVEEIIDSNVKSILLHKEDNNQVDYSIIHNTLQKDPTNSEKEAVEHIYRQLRNAEPPDEETARGIIDKLFFSDQRYNLGEVGRYRINKKLGLDTPMEKQVLTKEDIITIVKYLIELINSKAEIDDIDHLSNRRVRTVGEQLSQQFGVGLARMARTIRERMNVRDNEVFTPIDLINAKTLSSVINSFFGTNQLSQFMDQTNPLAEITHKRRLSALGPGGLSRERAGFEVRDVHYTHYGRLCPIETPEGPNIGLISSLGVYAKVNGMGFIETPYRKVSNGVVDLESTPVYLSAEEEEGMMISQANIEMDATGKITADNVIARQEGDFPVIEPSQVDYADVAPNQIASISASLIPFLEHDDANRALMGSNMMRQAVPLIRPEAPIVGTGLERQVASDSRVLINAEGDGVVEYVDANIITIKYDRSEEERMVSFEPDEKTYNLIKFRKTNQGTSINLKPIVRKGDRVVLGQVLSEGYATQNGELALGRNLKVAFMPWKGYNFEDAIVISEKVVRDDIFTSIHIDDYSLEVRDTKLGNEELTNDIPNVSEEATKDLDENGMIRIGAEVKPGDILIGKITPKGESDPTPEEKLLRAIFGDKAGDVKDASLKASPSLHGVVLDKKLFARAVKDKRKRTQDKDALGALEMEFEVKFVELKDRLIEKLFLIVNGKTSQGVMNDLGEEVLPKGKKYTQKMLYAVEDFAHLSKGQWVADDVTNKMVNDLIHNYKIKLNDLQGALRREKFTITVGDELPSGILKLAKVYIAKKRKLKVGDKMAGRHGNKGIVARIVRHEDMPFLEDGTPVDIVLNPLGVPSRMNIGQIYETVLGWAGMNLGRKFATPIFDGASLEQINALTDEAGVPRFGHTHLYDGGTGERFHQAATVGVIYMLKLGHMVDDKMHARSIGPYSLITQQPLGGKAQFGGQRFGEMEVWALEAYGASSTLREILTVKSDDVIGRAKTYEAIVKGESMPEPGLPESFNVLMHELKGLGLDIRLEE, encoded by the coding sequence ATGCTAACAAATCAGACTGAAAGATTGAATTTTGCCTCTACAAAAAATATTCCTGACTATCCAGATTTTCTTGATGTTCAGGTGAAGTCATTTAAAGATTTTTTTCAATTAGAAACTAAATCAGACGAAAGAGGCGACGAAGGATTGTATAATACCTTCATGGAAAACTTTCCTATTACAGATACAAGAAATAATTTTGTATTGGAATTCCTTGATTATTTCGTAGATCCACCACGTTACACCATTCAAGAATGTATAGAAAGAGGTTTGACGTATAGTGTTCCTTTGAAGGCTAGACTTAAACTTTACTGTACAGATCCAGAACACGAAGATTTTGAAACTATTGTTCAAGACGTTTATCTTGGTACAATTCCTTACATGACACCAAGTGGTACTTTTGTAATCAATGGCGCTGAGCGTGTTGTTGTATCTCAATTGCACCGTTCTCCTGGTGTGTTCTTTGGACAATCATTCCATGCAAATGGAACTAAATTATATTCTGCAAGAGTTATTCCTTTTAAAGGCTCTTGGATTGAATTTTCTACCGATATTAATAGTGTAATGTACGCTTACATCGATAGAAAGAAAAAATTACCTGTTACTACTTTATTCCGTGCTATTGGATTTGAAAGAGACAAGGATATCCTTGAGATTTTTGATCTAGCAGAAGAAATTAAAGTTTCTAAAACAGGATTAAAGAAATATATTGGAAGAAAATTAGCTGCCCGTGTATTGAATACATGGCATGAGGATTTCGTAGATGAAGATACTGGTGAAGTGGTATCTATCGAACGTAACGAAATTATTTTAGATAGAGATACAATTATCGACAAAGATAATGTAGAAGAAATCATTGACTCGAATGTTAAATCTATTTTGTTACATAAAGAAGATAACAATCAAGTTGATTACTCTATCATTCATAATACGTTACAAAAAGACCCAACAAACTCTGAAAAAGAAGCTGTTGAGCATATCTACAGACAATTGCGTAACGCAGAACCGCCTGATGAAGAAACTGCTCGTGGCATTATAGATAAATTATTTTTCTCTGACCAACGTTACAACTTAGGTGAAGTAGGTCGTTACAGAATTAATAAAAAATTAGGTTTAGATACTCCAATGGAAAAGCAAGTGCTTACCAAGGAAGATATCATAACTATCGTTAAATATTTGATCGAATTGATCAACTCAAAAGCTGAGATTGATGATATTGATCACTTATCAAACCGTCGAGTTAGAACAGTTGGTGAACAATTGTCACAACAATTCGGTGTTGGTTTAGCGCGTATGGCTAGAACCATTAGAGAGCGTATGAACGTTAGAGATAACGAGGTGTTTACACCAATAGATTTGATTAATGCAAAGACATTATCTTCTGTTATCAACTCTTTCTTTGGAACGAATCAGTTATCTCAATTTATGGATCAAACGAATCCATTAGCTGAGATTACGCACAAAAGAAGATTATCTGCACTTGGACCAGGTGGACTTTCTCGTGAAAGAGCAGGTTTTGAGGTTCGTGACGTTCACTATACACACTATGGTCGTTTATGTCCTATCGAAACTCCTGAGGGACCAAACATTGGTTTGATTTCATCTCTTGGTGTATATGCTAAAGTAAATGGAATGGGATTCATTGAGACTCCTTACCGTAAAGTTTCAAATGGTGTAGTTGATTTAGAATCAACTCCTGTTTACTTAAGTGCAGAAGAAGAAGAAGGTATGATGATTTCTCAAGCAAACATTGAAATGGATGCGACAGGAAAAATTACTGCTGATAATGTAATTGCAAGACAAGAAGGTGATTTTCCTGTAATTGAGCCAAGTCAAGTAGATTATGCAGACGTTGCCCCAAATCAAATTGCATCCATTTCTGCATCATTGATTCCTTTCTTGGAGCATGATGATGCGAACCGTGCGTTGATGGGATCTAACATGATGCGTCAAGCGGTACCTTTAATTCGTCCAGAAGCCCCTATTGTAGGAACTGGTTTAGAGCGTCAAGTAGCTTCGGATTCTAGAGTATTGATAAATGCTGAAGGTGATGGAGTTGTTGAATATGTTGATGCTAACATTATTACTATCAAATACGATCGTTCTGAAGAAGAAAGAATGGTTAGTTTTGAGCCTGATGAAAAGACATATAACCTTATTAAATTTAGAAAAACGAACCAAGGAACAAGTATCAACTTGAAACCTATTGTAAGAAAAGGGGATAGAGTTGTTCTAGGTCAAGTTTTATCTGAAGGATATGCTACTCAAAACGGTGAATTAGCTTTAGGTCGTAACCTTAAAGTGGCGTTTATGCCATGGAAAGGATACAACTTTGAGGATGCGATTGTAATTTCTGAAAAAGTTGTTCGCGATGATATTTTTACTTCTATTCATATTGACGATTATTCATTAGAAGTTAGAGATACTAAATTAGGTAACGAAGAGTTGACTAATGATATTCCTAACGTTTCTGAAGAAGCTACCAAAGATTTGGATGAAAACGGTATGATCAGAATTGGTGCAGAGGTAAAACCTGGTGATATTTTGATTGGAAAAATTACTCCAAAAGGAGAATCTGATCCAACACCAGAAGAGAAATTACTACGTGCTATCTTTGGTGATAAAGCTGGTGATGTAAAAGATGCTTCATTAAAAGCTTCTCCTTCATTACATGGTGTAGTTTTAGATAAAAAATTATTTGCAAGAGCAGTAAAAGATAAACGTAAACGTACTCAGGATAAAGATGCTTTAGGTGCTTTAGAAATGGAGTTTGAAGTTAAATTTGTTGAATTAAAAGACAGATTGATTGAAAAACTTTTCCTAATCGTTAATGGAAAAACTTCTCAAGGTGTAATGAATGATTTGGGTGAAGAAGTATTACCAAAAGGTAAAAAATACACTCAAAAAATGTTGTATGCTGTTGAAGATTTCGCTCACTTAAGTAAAGGTCAATGGGTTGCTGATGATGTGACTAACAAAATGGTTAATGATTTAATTCATAACTATAAAATTAAATTGAACGATTTACAAGGAGCATTACGTAGAGAGAAATTCACTATTACTGTTGGTGACGAATTACCATCTGGAATTTTGAAATTAGCTAAAGTATATATTGCTAAGAAACGTAAATTGAAAGTTGGGGACAAAATGGCGGGACGTCACGGTAACAAAGGTATTGTTGCTCGTATTGTTCGTCATGAAGATATGCCTTTCTTAGAAGATGGAACTCCTGTTGATATTGTGTTGAACCCACTTGGTGTACCTTCACGTATGAACATTGGACAAATCTATGAAACAGTTTTAGGATGGGCTGGAATGAATTTGGGTAGAAAATTTGCGACTCCAATTTTTGATGGTGCTTCTCTTGAACAAATCAATGCTTTGACTGATGAGGCTGGTGTACCACGTTTTGGACATACACATCTTTATGATGGTGGTACTGGAGAACGTTTCCATCAAGCAGCAACTGTGGGTGTAATTTACATGTTGAAATTAGGACACATGGTTGATGATAAGATGCACGCTCGTTCTATCGGTCCATACTCGTTGATTACTCAACAACCACTTGGAGGTAAAGCTCAATTTGGAGGTCAGCGTTTTGGAGAGATGGAGGTATGGGCACTTGAGGCTTATGGAGCATCAAGTACATTACGTGAAATCTTAACTGTTAAATCGGATGATGTTATTGGTAGAGCAAAAACTTACGAAGCAATCGTTAAGGGAGAATCTATGCCAGAACCAGGATTACCTGAATCATTCAACGTATTGATGCACGAATTGAAAGGTCTTGGTCTTGACATTCGTTTAGAAGAATAA